Below is a genomic region from Betta splendens chromosome 8, fBetSpl5.4, whole genome shotgun sequence.
GGTGATCGCTCCATTAACCccattctccctctctccctccagttcTCCATCCTAGTGACTCTTCTGGCTTCGGCTGAAGTCATTATTGGATTTCTGGCTTATTCCAACCGTGATGAGGTGGGCGTAGACATGAGAGGAATGAAAAGTAACCAATTAAAGGTTTAATTTCTGACCATGTTTTCGCTTTGGTGAAGGTCGGACAGAGCATCGCTGAGTTCTACACCACCATGTACGCCCTGTATGTGCAGACTAATGACCCGGCTATCGCTGTCACACTCCTGTTCATCAACAATCTGGTAAAAACAGACTTCAGCTTGTTCTACTTAATGTTTAGTTTAACACATTTTAATGAACTATATGTTGTTTCCTTTTAAAATAGAAACCTTTGTTTTATGTATTGATGTTTGGTTACTGGCTTCACCCTCTTACTCCTCCTCTGTAGCTTCACTGCTGTGGAATCACCGGGGTCCCGCTCATCGAGATCGCTCAGAAGACGTGTCCCAAACCTGACGGCTTCTTAGAGAATATCAAGATGCCCGTAAGTTTGAAATGACGCCGTGCTCGTGTGGCATCGATAAGACGATCAGACACTGAAATGCTGTCATGGCTGTTTCAGAGCTGCCCTGTGACCATAGCAACCGTGTTCGACAGCAAGGCGTCTCTGGTGTTGGGCATCTTCCTCGGGACCGGAGCTCTTTTGGTGAGCTCACACATTCAGTATAAAGTGTCACTCAACCTTTTTCGCCGCCTGCAGTAAAGTGAGCTGATCAAAAGGACATTAATTAGATCCTGTAGTACAGTAGTAATTTCATTCACCTCCTTCAAACATTGACTGTAGCTGGTGCATTTAGTGAAGCCGACAGACAACCATGAGCTTCCAGGTACAAACATGAGCCTTTACATTAAATATACATTAAACAGTTAGTTTATTAACATTAGCCTTTAGCTGAGGCACAACTAACCGTTCGCTCGTCCCAGAAACCCTtgcttcctcctccgtctgcagctTTTTGTCCTGTACGTACACTTTTCTAAAAGCCAATCAAAAACCCATTTAAATCTGCCTGAGATCAGGTTTCTCTGCTCACATCGCCGTAATTCCAATTTAACAGTTGATGGAGCAAGCCCAGCACGCAGTTTAGCTGTGGAGCTTTGACCAGAGCTGACGGAGCTCGTGGTGTCGTCTTCACTGACAGGGGATCGGTAACAGTGAGCCTCATTTAACTGATGCCATCTGAGCCGCGACACATTTCCACTCAGCTGTTCACCGACACAATAggcttcattttgttttgttactcATCAAGTTTGTGACCCTGGTCTAATCCCTGCATCCCTTTGTCTTGCATCTTCCCCTCTGCTTTGCTTCACTTTCCCAAACATCTGCTACCAAAGATCGTAGCTCTGGTCTGCAGCATCATCCTCCGTAAAAGCATTCTTGCGTCTCTCTCTGCGCCTCAGTACATCATCCTGACCCAGTCCTCTGTGGCTCTGGCCAACCCGCCTCCACCTCAGCAGGACTTCGTCTCCACCACCTCCTACCCTAACCAGGACCCCGTGGTCTTCACGCCCCTCAGTGTGGTCAACGTGCCTGTGG
It encodes:
- the LOC114860282 gene encoding CD9 antigen-like isoform X1; translation: MALDGCGAFCKYTLVLFNLLFALVGSAFLGLGLWLRFSNSTRGIFQVEGLNSSAFVLGVTVLIALGAVMLIVVIFGDYGACNEKRCALQVFSILVTLLASAEVIIGFLAYSNRDEVGQSIAEFYTTMYALYVQTNDPAIAVTLLFINNLLHCCGITGVPLIEIAQKTCPKPDGFLENIKMPSCPVTIATVFDSKASLVLGIFLGTGALLIVALVCSIILRKSILASLSAPQYIILTQSSVALANPPPPQQDFVSTTSYPNQDPVVFTPLSVVNVPVAQA
- the LOC114860282 gene encoding CD9 antigen-like isoform X2; amino-acid sequence: MALDGCGAFCKYTLVLFNLLFALVGSAFLGLGLWLRFSNSTRGIFQVEGLNSSAFVLGVTVLIALGAVMLIVVIFGDYGACNEKRCALQVFSILVTLLASAEVIIGFLAYSNRDEVGQSIAEFYTTMYALYVQTNDPAIAVTLLFINNLLHCCGITGVPLIEIAQKTCPKPDGFLENIKMPSCPVTIATVFDSKASLVLGIFLGTGALLIVAMACSIVLLHQIKRINQHFASQYSAVY